From Capsicum annuum cultivar UCD-10X-F1 unplaced genomic scaffold, UCD10Xv1.1 ctg835, whole genome shotgun sequence, the proteins below share one genomic window:
- the LOC124895690 gene encoding cysteine-rich repeat secretory protein 9-like (The sequence of the model RefSeq protein was modified relative to this genomic sequence to represent the inferred CDS: added 44 bases not found in genome assembly), producing MASDLVLCSTQTILIWLLILSNILVDVKAQVYFSCSMGNYTERSKYQTNLNRLLYRSLYNNGGNSIYTKANEGEEPDKVYGVFLCRGDVAPKECQKCIDIASEQIPRECPLSKQAGVWYDECLVRYSNVSFAATLDVTVYLVSHRLGNVSRPEQFKGNLSAMFDNLITQATTVNSNLKYAGTNSDEPVSTIVWHGAVST from the coding sequence TTGGCTGCTTATTCTGTCAAACATCCTTGTGGATGTTAAAGCACAGGTGTATTTCTCTTGTTCAATGGGCAATTATACCGAAAGAAGTAAATATCAGACGAATCTTAACCGCTTGTTGTACAGATCACTATACAATAATGGTGGCAATTCCATCTATACAAAAGCCAATGAAGGAGAAGAACCTGATAAAGTTTATGGAGTATTCCTCTGTAGAGGAGACGTTGCACCTAAAGAGTGCCAAAAATGCATAGACATAGCAAGTGAGCAGATCCCGCGGGAATGTCCCCTCAGTAAACAGGCCGGCGTATGGTATGATGAGTGTTTGGTCCGCTATTCTAATGTATCTTTCGCCGCCACATTAGACGTCACCGTTTATCTCGTTTCACATAGACTGGGAAACGTTTCTCGGCCAGAACAATTTAAGGGGAATTTGAGTGCAATGTTTGATAATCTTATCACTCAAGCTACTACCGTCAATTCCAATCTGAAATATGCTGGAACAAATTCTGATGAGCCCGTTTCAACGATTGTATGGCATGGTGCAGTGTCTACCTGA